A single genomic interval of Rosistilla ulvae harbors:
- a CDS encoding helix-turn-helix transcriptional regulator, with the protein MARNEQLIRQHKILQLLEDARYGRTLDEIRDDLITDLGLSKLHERTVRRDIEALQSAGYDLDVETNQRGKVWKLGRVDRGIHKISATATELIALSIGRDLLNPLAGTQYWQGVESFWNKLEEEVPNGVYDHYSKFRETLCVYGVPTKTYEKHAGILRTINRAIVEHRIVEIDYQSPGRAASTRRIEPYGLAIYQSSIYVIAAAEEVEDPKERMRHWKLDRFTKATALDEWFKPDPDVDIQTHLNRSFGIFSGEATESVQIRLSSFGAAWVREDPWHTEQQLDMQPDGGAILTVSSAHPRELMPKLLSLGAEAEVIGPESFRTAVTDVIARLAKTYSVQPAEGQ; encoded by the coding sequence ATGGCGAGAAACGAGCAACTGATTCGGCAACATAAGATCTTGCAACTGTTGGAAGACGCGCGCTACGGCCGCACGTTGGACGAGATCCGCGACGATCTGATCACCGACCTCGGATTGTCCAAGCTGCACGAACGGACCGTTCGCCGCGATATCGAAGCGTTGCAGTCGGCCGGTTACGATTTGGATGTCGAAACCAACCAACGTGGCAAGGTCTGGAAACTGGGGCGTGTCGATCGCGGGATTCATAAGATCAGTGCGACCGCGACGGAATTGATCGCTCTTTCAATCGGCCGCGATCTGTTGAACCCATTGGCTGGGACACAGTATTGGCAGGGGGTCGAATCGTTCTGGAACAAGTTGGAAGAAGAAGTTCCCAACGGCGTCTACGACCACTATTCCAAATTCCGCGAAACGCTGTGCGTCTACGGCGTGCCGACGAAGACCTACGAAAAGCACGCTGGGATTTTGCGGACGATCAATCGCGCGATCGTCGAGCATCGGATCGTTGAAATCGATTACCAATCTCCCGGTCGCGCCGCTTCGACGCGGCGGATCGAACCGTATGGATTGGCGATCTATCAATCCAGCATCTACGTGATCGCGGCGGCCGAAGAGGTGGAAGATCCCAAAGAGCGAATGCGGCACTGGAAATTGGATCGGTTCACCAAAGCGACGGCGCTGGACGAATGGTTCAAGCCCGATCCCGATGTCGACATCCAAACACATCTCAACCGAAGTTTTGGAATCTTCTCCGGCGAAGCGACCGAGAGCGTTCAAATTCGGTTGTCTTCGTTTGGGGCGGCTTGGGTTCGCGAGGATCCTTGGCACACCGAACAGCAATTGGATATGCAGCCCGATGGTGGCGCGATCCTAACGGTTTCTTCCGCCCATCCACGGGAGTTGATGCCGAAGTTGTTGTCGCTGGGGGCGGAAGCGGAGGTGATCGGCCCCGAATCGTTCCGCACCGCGGTCACCGACGTGATCGCTCGGTTGGCCAAAACCTATTCGGTTCAGCCGGCCGAGGGCCAGTGA
- a CDS encoding gamma-glutamylcyclotransferase family protein, whose product MDGATSFFVYGTLKRGECRERMWPHAPVEIQPAFAWGFLYDLGPYPAMTPGDDWIAGEIWTIASPHVAETLVVLDEIEGYDVASDNNLYDRVQIDWHRAPGDSSAGGTALTYHYARTDRLLAGQRIIGTQGEPAHWPSAG is encoded by the coding sequence ATGGATGGAGCGACAAGTTTTTTTGTCTACGGGACGCTCAAACGCGGTGAGTGTCGCGAGCGGATGTGGCCTCACGCGCCGGTGGAGATCCAACCCGCTTTTGCGTGGGGCTTTCTGTACGATCTTGGTCCCTATCCGGCGATGACTCCAGGAGACGACTGGATCGCCGGAGAGATCTGGACGATCGCATCGCCTCACGTCGCAGAGACCCTGGTGGTGCTGGACGAGATCGAAGGCTACGACGTCGCCAGCGACAACAATCTCTACGATCGTGTACAGATCGATTGGCATCGCGCCCCGGGCGATTCATCCGCTGGCGGGACGGCACTGACGTATCACTACGCTCGGACCGATCGATTGCTGGCCGGTCAAAGGATTATCGGCACGCAGGGCGAACCGGCTCACTGGCCCTCGGCCGGCTGA